The genomic segment TTTATGGTACAATAACTCAATAGCAAGATTTTTACGATCACTGCTAGTGTTGTGATGTGTTCATCTCATATATAAGCACCTTTAGGAGGCACGGAAGTTGGAGAAGCTTGTTGTTCATGGTGGTAAGCCGCTGCATGGGACAGTTCGCGTCAGCGGTGCGAAGAATGCTGTGTTGCCCATTATTGTCGCATCCATGTTGGGCGTGACGAAAAGTACATTAACGGAAATTCCCAAGTTGGATGATGTTCATACTGTTTGTGACGTCATCCATTCTTTAGGCGTAAAAATAGAAAATCCCTGTAAAGGAACGCTCGTCTTGGACGGCAGTAATTTGAACAATTCCGTTGCTCCATATGATCTGGTGCGCCGCATGCGCGCGTCTTTCCTGGTTATGGGGCCGTTGCTGGCGCGGCAACGGCACGCCAAAATATCTCTTCCCGGCGGCTGTTCCATCGGCGCCAGGCCGATCGATCTCCACTTAAAGGCTTTCGAAGCGATGGGAGCGGTCATTGATCTGGCCGACGGCGATATAGAAGCATCCGTTCCCGACGGCCTGAAGGGGGCGCAGATATATCTTGATTTTCCCAGTGTCGGCGCGACGGAAAACATCCTGATGGCGGCGTCTATGGCAGAAGGGCGGACCATTCTCGAGAATGCCGCCGAAGAGCCGGAAATCGTCGATTTGGCGACGTATTTGAACAGTATGGGCGCCAATATTCGCGGCGCCGGTACGAATGTGATCCGCATCGAAGGCGTAAAGGAGCTGCACGGCGCTTCTCATTCCGTTATCCCCGACCGCATTGAGGCCGGAACCTTTATGGTCGGTGCGGCCATGACGGGCGGCAACGTTTACGTGGAAAACGCCTTGTCGGAACATTTAAAGCCGTTAGTCGCCAAGTTGAAAGAAGCCGGCGCCACCGTTGAAGAAGAGATTGAAGGGATTCGCGTCATCGGCAGCAGCGATTTAAAGCCTGTCGATATCAAAACATTGCCTTATCCCGGTTTTCCGACGGATATGCAGGCCCAGTTTATGGCGTTGACGACGATTTGCAAAGGAACGAGTGTCGTCACGGAAACGGTTTTTGAAAACCGCTTCATGCATGTTGAAGAATTCAAACGTATGGGCGCCAAGATCCGCATCGAAGGGCGCAGCGCTATTGTCGAGGGCGTGCCCCACCTGCAGGGGGGACGCGTCAATGCGACAGATCTCCGCGCCGGTGCCGCCTTGGTCATGGCCGGACTCGTTGCCGAGGGGAAGACGGAAATCGGCTCACTCTATCATATTGACAGGGGTTATGACAATTTTGTGTTAAAATTGCAAAGGCTAGGTGCAGATATTGTCAGAATCAATAGCGACGAAGAATAAGAAAACTATACATGCCTTGTCGCCGTTGCGGTACTTGTCGCCTGCTTACTGGCTGGGAACGGACGTTGCCATCGATTTGGGGACGACAAATATTATCGTCTATGTAAAGAAACGCGGCGTTGTCGTCAATGAACCGTCCGTTATTGCCGTTGACACAACGGACTACCGGATTGTCGCCATCGGTCAGGAAGCCAAGGCGATGATCGGCAGATCGCCGCGCAATATTCGGGCCTATCATCCGCTGCAATACGGCGTCATTGCCGATTATGACGCAACGGAGTATATGCTGCGATATTATATCCGCAAGGCTATTGGCCGACAGCTTTTCTGCAAGCCGCGGATGATCATCTGCGTACCCTCGGGCGTTACTAATGTTGAACGCCGTGCCGTCATTGAAGCGGCTATTCAGGCGGGGGCCAGAAAGACTGTCGTCATGGAAGAGCCCTTGGCGGCGGCTCTCGGCGCCGGCCTTGATATTGCCGCTTCCAACGGCTCCATGGTGATCGATATGGGCGGCGGTACGACAGATGTGGCCGTTCTCAGTCTCAGCGGCATCGTTATCAGCGAGTCGCTGCGTATCGGCAGCCATACCTTTGATGAAGCGATCATCCATTATTTGGAAAAAATAAAGCATATTACAGTCGGCTACCATACGGCGGAAGAATTGAAGACGCTGATCGGCACGGCGTTGCCTGACGGCCGCAATCTGACGGCAGACGTGCGGGGCAGGAGTACGGAAACGGGTCTGCCCACGACTGTCGACATCGATTCACAGGAAATTCGCCTGGCCCTGCAGGAACCGATCGAACGGATTCTGCGGACAGTCGTATCCATTTTGGAAAAAACTCCGCCAGAACTGGCTGCCGACATTGCCGATCACGGCATTGTCCTGACCGGCGGCGGCATGCTCCTGGACGGGTTTGACCGGCTCATTTCCCGAACGACGGGGATGGCGGCATACCTCAGTGACGATCCGCTTTTGTGCGTCGTTAACGGCGCCGGCAAGGCCCTTTTGGAACTGGACCGGCTGAAGGACAGTTTTGAAGATTTACGATAGGAGGAAAAACAATGAAAAAAGAATATAAAGTATTGGCGGCGTTAGGGTTGGCAGGTTCTTTGTTCAGTGCGCCGGCGACGGCGGCCGATGTGCCGTATACATCCGTATTGAGCGGTAACGTCGTTTCCGTCACGCCTGTCGGTACAGCCGTTAAAGAAGGCGATGTTCTGGTGACGGTCGATTCCCTGGCAGGCCCCATGGCGGCGGCTCGCGCCAACGGCGACGGAACGGTGAAAAGCGTTCACGTGGCGGCAGGCGCTTCCGTCGAATCGGGCGCAGTTGTCGTCGTATTGGAAGAGAAATAAGCGGTGAACATGATGGGAAAACGGTTTCTTTCCGTATTGGCGGCTTGTGCGGCCGCCCTTTGCCTGAACGCTTTTTCAGCGCCCGGAACGGCAGCTGAAGAGTTCATGAATATACAAGACCTCGAACCGGGGATGACAGGCTATGCCAAGACCGTTGTTCACGGCAGGAAAATTGAGACGTTTCCCGTAGAGATACTCGGTGTTATGAAGAACAGCGGGCCTTCGGGAGACCTGGTTCTGGCAAGGTTTTCCGGCGATTTGATGCAGGAAACCGGCGGGATCGCGCAGGGCATGAGCGGCAGTCCCGTGTACGTGAACGGCAAACTTGTCGGCGCCGTCGCTTACGGCTGGTCATTTACGAATTCAAAAGTCGGCATGATCACGCCGATTGCGGATATGGTGAAATTGTGGAATGTACCGACGAAGGAAGAAATCCGGCCTTTCAATGCGCGAGAAGCAGGACTGATACCGATAGCTACGCCGCTGATGGCTTCCGGGTTTGACGGGATTTCACTGGAGTGGATGAAGGGAAAGTTGGCGCAGTATCATTTCGTCCCCGTTAGTACGGCGACGGCTGCCGGCGATGAAACGGCGTGGCCCCTGGAGCCGGGCAGTTCCGTGGCGGCGGCTTTCGTCAACGGTGACATGAAGCTCGGCGCCATCGGCACCGTAACTTATGTTGACAGTGACCACATCGTCGCGTTCGGACACCCCTTTCTGAAGCGTGGCAGCATGGATTATTTCATGCATAATGCCTATATCTTTACGATCGTCAATAACCTGCAGAGTTCATTTAAATTAGGGTCCATCGGCTCGGAAGTCGGCTCAGTGCTGCAGGACCGCGGCGCCGGAATCGCCGGCGTCTGCAATCAGTTGGCGCCGGGTATCCCCGAATTCATTCGCGTACGGGACAACGACACCGATACGGAAAGTCTGCGGCACGTGAAACTCATTGAAGACAATGAACTGACGCCTGTCCTGGCGGCGACAACCGTATATAACACGGTGAATAAGACGATTGATCGCAACGGCGGCGGCACGGCGTCGCTGACGTATACGATCCGTTCCGCCGAAGGCAGGGACAAGGATATTACGCGTCACAATATGTATTATTCCGAAGATAACATTAATGAGAAAAGCATCGATGAATTATATACCGTGTTGGATATACTGAAACACAATGAATTCATCGACTATCCCGTTCTGGACATAGACATGAAGGTCGATATTACGCAGGCCAGAAAATCGGCGCGTATTATTGACGCGACAGCCGGTCCCGTCGTCGTTAGTCCCGGTGATACGGTTTATTTCAAGGTGACGCTCCACCCTTTCCGCGGTGAAGACGAGATCAAGGAAATGACCTTTACCGTGCCGAAAGACCAGCCGAAGGGGGACATGATTCTGGAAATTCGCGGCGGCGGCGTCGTACCGTTGCCGTACCTGATCGAAAAACAGCGGTATAATCTGACGGACGAGATTATTGAACGGCTTCGCCATTACAAGAATTTTGCTGATTTGAAAAAGGAAATTGAAACGGAAGACGCCAATAACGACTTGGTTATCGAAATCCTCGAAAGAAACGTCAGCATGATCAATGACAATAAGAAGACCGCTCCGAAAGCAAAAATTCAGGGAAAAGAGCAGGGTGATGCAGCGAAAGATATGCTCAAGCCTCATAAACAGTTGCTAGGTGACGAAAAAGCCAAGGAAGCCAAAGCGCGCCTGGCGACGCCGTATATCGTCAAGGGAGACGGGCAGCTGACGATCAAAGTCGTCGGCACGAAGGAACGGGACGCCATACTGAAGAAGAACCACAAACTGCAGCAAGGCAAAGCCCTGATCAGTGAAGAGGAAAAGGCCGACGGAGAAATGCAGTCGACTACTGCCGGTATTGCATCCGATGAAGCCGGCGACGATGCGGGCGGCGATAATTCCGACGCCAGGCGCAATGCCAGGCTGAAGACGATTTTTGACGCGGCTGAATAAAAAAATTCCTTTCTTTAGAAAGGAATTTTTTTTGAAAAGAAAGGGAAAAAGAGCTTGAAAGGCTCCTTTTTAATTGATATTTATGCTCTGTCATGATATCATCTAACGTGAGGAAACTGAGGCTGGTATTTAAGTTTCCTCACAGTTTTCTAACAATTGACGCGCCTTGTTTTACAGGGTCCGCCAATAATGGTATAGTTAGGTGTATTAATATGTAATGAGGAGGCGTGTTCGTGCAGGTTTTACTGGAGAAAATAGGACGGTTTACGCTGCATGTTTTCGCGCAAGTAGGCGTTCTCGCCATGCTTTTTGTGGAGACCTTGCGGCAGCTGCCGAAAATCCGGCGCTCGCTGACTGTCGCGCAAATGGCTCATTTAGGCGTCAATTCCCTGCCGATCGTCAGCCTGACCCTGCTGTTTGCAGGGATGGTCATGACGCTGCAGATCGTCGATATTCTGCTCCGCTACGGCGCCCAGTCGACGTTGGGCGGTATCATGTCCGTGGCCATGGGGCGCGAATTGGGACCGATACTGACCGGCGTTGTCGTAGCCGGACGGGTCGGTGCGGCTATGACGGCCGAAATCGGTACGATGAAGGTCACGGAGCAGATTGACGCGCTCCGTTGTATGGCGACGAATCCGATCTCCTATCTCGTCGTTCCCCGTTTTGCCGCTTGCGTGATCATGGTACCGATTCTTACTTTTTACGGGTATCTCATCGGTACGGGCGGCGGCTATGCCGTTGCTATCGTCAGTGCCGGATTGAGTCACTTTACCTATATTAATTCGATCGAATTATTCACCAAAGTCAGCGATATCGCTTTCGGCATGATCAAGGCCATGTTTTTCGGCGGCATTATTTCCCTCGTCGCCTGTTATGAGGGAATGCACGCCAGAAGCGGCGCCGAAGGGGTCGGAGAGGCGACGACGCGGTCTGTCGTGACGTCGATAATCTTTATTTTCATTTGCAATTATTTATTGTCCATTATTTTGTATTAGGAGAAGCTATGATACGTCTTCAGGATGTGACCGTCGCTTACGGCGAAAACGTCATCTTGAATCATATTGACCTGGACATTCGTGATGGCGAAACCCTGGCCATACTCGGCGCCAGCGGTTCCGGCAAGAGCACGATCCTGCGGCTCATCATCGGCCTGCAAAAACCGAACAGCGGTTCCGTGTGGATTGATGGGCAGGATATTACGTCCTATAATGAGGATGAGCTGGATAAGGTGCGGATGCGGATGGGCATGGTCTTTCAATATTCAGCCCTTTTCGATTCCCTGTCCGTCGGTGAGAACGTCGCCTTCGGGCTGCGGCAGCACCGCCGTTTGCCGGAAGCGGAAGTGCAGGCCGTGGTCAGGGAAAAGCTGCACCTCGTCGGGTTGGACGGCATTGAACAGATGATGCCGAACGATCTTTCCGGCGGCATGAAGAAGCGCGTCAGTCTGGCTCGGGCGATTGCCTTGGAGCCGCAGGTTATCCTGTATGACGAACCGACGGCGGGACTTGATCCGTTGCGTTGCCGGGATATTAACCAACTGATCGTCGATACGCAGCGGCACCTGCACACGACATCCGTCCTGGTCACACATGACATGGAGTCGGCTTTTTATGTGGCAGACCGGATGGCGCTGCTCGTTGACGGTACCTTCCGCTTGATCGCAGCGAAAGACGAATTTCAGCATACAAAGAACAGGGATGTACAACTGTTTATTCATGGCGGCGTACTTCCTGAAGAAGGAGAGAGAGCCATATGAATTGGAGTGCAGAAGCGAAAGTCGGCCTGGTCACTATCGTCGGCGTTTTGCTGTTTACCTTTGTCGTTGTTTCTCTGGCGCATACGGAGGTTTTCGGAAAGCCGGGCTATCCGCTGCATATCCTGTTCAAGGATGCCAACGGGCTACATCCGGGAAACTCCGTTCGCTATGTCGGCGTCAATGTCGGGAAAGTGGAGAGCGTGACGCCGTCGAAGGATGGTGTCGACGTCAGGATCAAGTTGAATAAGGGAACGGAAATTCCCCGCGATTCGAAAGCGTCGATTACGACGGACGGTCTTTTAGGGGAAAAGATCGTTTCCATCACAGCCGGTGAAGATCGTGAAAATCTGGCGGCAGAAGGCGACTATTTGAGCGGCAGTGATGCTAAGACCGTCAACGATATGATGAAGAGCGCCGATAAATTGCTGACTAACGTCAATCTGATGATGCGTAATGTCAATACGGTTATTGGCGATGAAAAGACGCAGGCCGCCATGCGCGGCTCTCTGCAGAATCTGGAAGCGCTGACAGGCAACGCCAACGGCATGATGGAAGCAAATGCCGGTAATGTGCAGCAAATGACGGCCAATATGGCCGCCATGACGACGGCGCTGAACGAGTCGGTGCAGCGTCTGGACGGTGACGGCTCCCTGTCCGATAATATGCGGGCCACTGTGGGGAATATCAAATCCATATCCGACCGTTTTGAAAACATAGCCCGTTCCATGGAGAGTATTGCAACGGATCCGCAAAGCAGTGCCGATATCAAGACGACGCTCCGCAATACGGCGCAGATATCGGACAAGGTCAACCATTTTTTCGGCGGTAAAGGCGACATCAAAATGGACGGCGATGTGGGCCTGTTATATAACGATACGAAAAATGAAAGCCGTGGTCACGTAAATTTTAAGGTGTACCGCGGCAATACATTCGCTCTGCTGGGAGCTGAAAATATTGGCGGCGGTACGGGGCTGGATTTGCAATATGGGCGGCGAAGCCGTTTTTTTGACAGTCGTATCGGCCTGATCAACGGTGATCTCGGCGGCGGCTTGGATTTCTTTGTCGATAAACCGTTCCGCTTGTCTTTGGAAGGATATAATCCTGATGACTGGCGGTATCGGCTGAAAGCGCAGTTCCGCCTGACTTCGAATATGTATCTTTTCGGCCAGTTTACGCGGCCCATGGACCGCAGTGACGGCGGCAATTATTACGGTATCAATTATGTCTTTTAAACAAAGACGGTCAGTTATTATGAACATGTGGGGGGATCCTGAATGAACAAGCATTTGTATACACGTATTTTGACGGCAATGGTGATTACTTCCATCGGTACGGCTGCATCTGCGGCGGCGCCCGTTCAGCCTGTCGCCTTGGAACAGCCGGTAACGGCCAATACGCAGGTTGCCGCCGGTCAGGCCGATCAAGCGGCGCGGCAGGCAGCGGCGGCGAAGCTCATTGCTGAGAGAAACGCCGATGTACCGCCTGCTTTACGGGAGGAACTGGCGCAAAAAATTCAGCAAGATATGCAGAAGCTGGCAGCCAAAGCGGCGAAGCAGAAAGAAGCCGATCCGGTCATCGTCGTAGGGCACGTAGCTTCGAACCAGGCTGTCGAATTGAACCTGCCGAAGACCGTGCAAATGGCTCTCGATTATAATCGCGATATCAAAATGGCGCATTATAGTTTGAAGTCGGCCGAATACGCCATTGATGAAGCCCGGGCCAGTAAAATGCCGCAACTGGATTATACATGGAGCAGCAGCCGTGCAGGCAGCGCATCGACAAATACCGTTAATAAGTTTACCAACGGATTGTCCTTGACGCTTCCGCTCTACACAGGCGGCAAAGCGGAAGGGAATATTGCCGTTGCTCAATTGAGCAAGACTTCGGCGCAGGAAGAAGTTCTGCGCGTCGAACAGGAAACAAAGCTGAATGCCATTTCCGCCTATTACGGTCTGCTGGCATACGAAGAATTGCAGGACGTGTACGACGAATCGGTGACCAATTTACAGGGGCATGTTGATAACGTATCGGCCCGTTATAACGTAGGTACCGTTGCCAAGGTAGACGTGCTTTCCTCCGATGTGTCCCTGGCCAATGCCAAGACGGACGCCGTAACGGCTGCCAATAACGTGGCCAACGCCGAAGCCAGCTTGAATAATATTCTGGGGCTGCCGGTGCAGACCAAGTTGGTTTTGGCCGATCACCGCCTGCCCTTCAATGAATACACGATATCGCTGGAAGAGGCGATTGATTATGCCATGAAGTATCGTCCTGACGTATTGCAGGCCGGTTTGGCCGTGCAGGAAGCGGAAGAGACGATCGGCATTGCCGAAGCCGGTCATCGTCCGACTGTCAGTATCGGCGCTTCCAACGGTTGGAGCGATACGTCCTTCCCCGGTTGGGATAATCGTGACTGGGCCATTACGGGCGGTGTTTCGTACAGCCTGTACGACGGCGGCGCTACGAACGCCAAGATCAAGGAAGCGAAACAATCGTTGCTGACAGCAAGGGAAAATGAGCAAAAAGTGCGCGAGTCCGTACAACTTGAAGTAAAAAAAGCTTATTTGGATATCCGCAGCGCGGCGCAGAAAGTGGAAGCGACACAGACCGTTATCAATCAGGCTGAAGAGAACTTCAAGATTCAATCTGTCCGCTATCAGGCCGGCGTCGGCATCAATCTGGATGTCCTCGATGCGCAGCTCAGCCTGAATGAAGCGAGAACCAATAATATCCAGGCGTTGTATGATTATAATGTCGGAATCGCCACGTTGGAACAGGCTATGGGGGTAGATGTCCGTTCCGGCGTCGTCATTCCGTCCGGCACGATAAATACGGTTGTTCAGTAGCGGCAGGCATTGCCGCTCAACTACAGGGGGAGAGAATTGTGATGATGCAATTCTCTCTTTGTGTTGTCTTTACAGGCAGGAGAGGTAACGGATGAAACGACAATGGATCGTGCCGGTCATAGCCGCCATATGCGTACTCTTTGTTGCGGCCTTTACAGCAGGGAGAGGGCTGTGGCTGCCTCAGGTGACCGCATTGGTGCAAAAAACTGCAAATGAAAGTATAAACGGTACGGTATCGTTTGCCGGCTTGGATGTTTCTCTTACCGGTCATGTCATCGTCCGGGAGCCTGTAGTGAAAGATCGGCAGGGACACATTACGGTGGAAGCGCAGTCTGTCGACATTACGCTGAATCCGCTGCAGCTGCTGCGGCGCAGTCAAACGGCGGCGATCGTCGATACTGTCGACATCAACGGCGCCGTCGTCCATCTTTGGCAAAATGATCGGACTCAGGCGTGGAATATAGAATCGTTGGTTAAGCCGAACCGGGATCAGACCGATTCCGGTTTTCGCGGTACCGTTAACGTTCATGACGGAACCGTGCGCGTGCAGCTTCCCGATTATTCCGTTTTCATCGGCACGAAAATCGAGGGAGCCGTTTCCTTCAGCGATTATCCGGGCCTTGCTGCCGATGCGACGTTCCTGGCAGATGATCAAAAGATATCGCTGTCCGGGCACTATCGGTCGAAACGGCAGTTCGATCTGACCGTGAATGGGGAGGCCCTTGAACTGAAGAGGCTCATGCCTTTTATGCCGGCAACGATTGCCGTCAAGATCACGGCAGGCAGGGCGGAACGGATTCGGCTGCGTGCCGTGCAGAGTCATAACGGGTTGTCGTTGAGCGGGCAGGCCGATCTCAAGGACGGTGCGGCGCAGGCTTACGGCTGCGAACTGTCGGAACTGTCCGGACGGCTGCAGCTGGACGGCCGCGACGTTATTCTGAAACAGCTTACAGGCGCTGTTAACGGTCAGTCCGTTACCGTCGGCGGCGTCATCAAAACGGATACGGGCGCGCCTGTCTTCAATCTGGATATTACGGCGCCGCAGCTCTCGGCAGATGCCTTTCGCAGTTTTTTGGCCGATTTGCCGTTAAGCGGTACGGCCGGGTTTACGGGAACCGTTTGGGGAACCGTCGATAACTTGCGTTTACAGGGAAATGTGACGCTGCATGACGCTTCTTATGACGGCCTTTTGATTGAACATGCCGGCGCCGTTGTCCGGTATGACGGACAGCGCGGCAGCCTGGATGATCTGCACGCTGCCGTAGCCGGCGGAACGGTCAGCGGCAGCGGCACATATGACAAAGAAACGGGCGCTGTCGCAGTGACGGCGCATGCCGATTCCGTCGATTTGAGCCGAATCCCGCAGCTTCCGGTTTCCTTGCTCGGCGTCGTCTCCGGTGACGTGACTCTTGCCGGCAACCTTAACGATTTGCCGGGCTTGACTGCCAGGGGATCCCTATCGGCCGGGGCGTTGTCGTACGACGGCATAGAAGTCGATTCGGCAGCAGGTGATGTTTTTTATCAAGATGGCGTTATTACGTTGCAAAACGGTACGGCTGCCGTCGGCGACGGCGTCATTCATGCAGATGGCGCTTATCATCTGGCGAACGGTGACGGAGCCGCTTCCTTTACGGCGGAGAAGGTTCCTTTAGCCATTTTCGCTTCTTATTTGGGAACGCCGCTGAGCGGCACCGTTTCGGCGGCAGGGCATATTTCCGGCAGCGAACCTCGTTGGGACGTTGTCTTTACGGCGTCTTCCGGTGAGGCGGCGGGAATGCCCTTTGATAGGCTTGAAGGTTCTTTACTGGGGACGGGAACTGCCGTTACGATTCCGCAAGTAGCGTGGTATTATCAGGACGGCAGTCATCAAGCGTCCGGTACGGCGGATCTTGGCAGCCGGCGCCTTGACTTTACGGTACAGACGAAGCACATGCGTCTCGAACGGCTTCTGCCGGCTATCGGCAAAGCGGATTTGCCGCTTACCGGCTGGCTTGATAATACGCTGACCGTCAGCGGTACCGTTGATGACCCGCAGGTCGCGGGGGCGGTGGAACTGACCGACGGTTCGGCAGCAGGTTTTCTGTATCAGCAGGTACGCGCCGATTATCGTTACGCCAACGGGGTACTTCTGGTTCAGAACGGGATGATTTCCGCTTACGATGCCGTACTGAACGTGGCTGGATCGATCGGCGACGCGCTGGATATCCGGATTTCGGGAAATAACCTGGACGTATCGCGGCTCATGCCGCAAGAGGGACCCAAACGGTCAGGGATTCTTGCGGTCGAAGGGCACATCGGCGGTACGCCTGCTGCTCCTGTAGGTTCGGGCACGATTCGTGCCGACCGGTTGGTCATCAACGATATACCCATTACGGATGTGAGCGGCGATATCGGCTATTTCGGCGGAATTCTGCGTTTGACAAATTTCCATTTTAAACAAAATAACGGTGTTTATGAAGCCAATCTCAGCCATAATCCCGCTACCGGCTGGATCATGGCAAGAGCTTCCGTAACGGGCGGTGAACTGGCCGACCTGATCGGTCTGACCACGTTGCCGTTGACGAAGGTCAGCGGTAAATTAGACGGCAAGATAGCGCTCGACGGAACTGTCGACGCGCCGCAGGTCAAGGTTACGGGAACGATCAGCGGCGGCGTCATGGACGGGTATGCCGTCGCTCCCGCCGATATCAATGTCACCTACGCGGATGATACGCTGCAGATCAATGCGCTGACCCTTTCCGTCAGCGGCGGCGGTTTATTGGCCGCCAGAGGAACGTACGCTATGCATGGCCCCGTTTCCATGCAGATAGCCGGTAAGAATTTTCCGTCCCGTATTTTATTGGATGTCTTGGGAAAAGATACTGTTCCCGTCGATACAACGCTCGA from the Megasphaera vaginalis (ex Bordigoni et al. 2020) genome contains:
- a CDS encoding translocation/assembly module TamB domain-containing protein, with product MKRQWIVPVIAAICVLFVAAFTAGRGLWLPQVTALVQKTANESINGTVSFAGLDVSLTGHVIVREPVVKDRQGHITVEAQSVDITLNPLQLLRRSQTAAIVDTVDINGAVVHLWQNDRTQAWNIESLVKPNRDQTDSGFRGTVNVHDGTVRVQLPDYSVFIGTKIEGAVSFSDYPGLAADATFLADDQKISLSGHYRSKRQFDLTVNGEALELKRLMPFMPATIAVKITAGRAERIRLRAVQSHNGLSLSGQADLKDGAAQAYGCELSELSGRLQLDGRDVILKQLTGAVNGQSVTVGGVIKTDTGAPVFNLDITAPQLSADAFRSFLADLPLSGTAGFTGTVWGTVDNLRLQGNVTLHDASYDGLLIEHAGAVVRYDGQRGSLDDLHAAVAGGTVSGSGTYDKETGAVAVTAHADSVDLSRIPQLPVSLLGVVSGDVTLAGNLNDLPGLTARGSLSAGALSYDGIEVDSAAGDVFYQDGVITLQNGTAAVGDGVIHADGAYHLANGDGAASFTAEKVPLAIFASYLGTPLSGTVSAAGHISGSEPRWDVVFTASSGEAAGMPFDRLEGSLLGTGTAVTIPQVAWYYQDGSHQASGTADLGSRRLDFTVQTKHMRLERLLPAIGKADLPLTGWLDNTLTVSGTVDDPQVAGAVELTDGSAAGFLYQQVRADYRYANGVLLVQNGMISAYDAVLNVAGSIGDALDIRISGNNLDVSRLMPQEGPKRSGILAVEGHIGGTPAAPVGSGTIRADRLVINDIPITDVSGDIGYFGGILRLTNFHFKQNNGVYEANLSHNPATGWIMARASVTGGELADLIGLTTLPLTKVSGKLDGKIALDGTVDAPQVKVTGTISGGVMDGYAVAPADINVTYADDTLQINALTLSVSGGGLLAARGTYAMHGPVSMQIAGKNFPSRILLDVLGKDTVPVDTTLDFAVVLSGTGDAPDADISALLQGGTINGISFTEAAGLMNVKNGVIDLHQAYIARDPYRVSASGKIPLAAIKGDGADQSVDLNIKLDHAGLDALTFLTPLVETADGPMEGQLHLTGNLLAPQINGAVTVKNGSVKIKGVADPLENISADILFNGTTATVSSHGTMDKSGKADKGFYDLKGQVGWDGPVLTKYEGTLLFNQLQLDSDYYKGPLNGELSITAGEALPKLSGTVTVENTKLDIPLNFASGNSAVDMELDLSVTAGKNVRFYHSGLYDLLVDGSVHFGGTLSNPVPSGHFDVQRGNIHYLDTDFRLTKGRAEFTQEGTLLPYINVEAFSRVSHYRIFLTLRGMADAMDLILRSDPPLTKQQIISLITLHNGNGHNSSLDKEDLSGLLGTGLRMTLNSLGITEGLKNALKLDMLTVTTGSLDLNEKNAKVGENYYNIEMGKYLFNDFMITAAFGLNHNDNRVGLQYDLGSMFSINAWKSEDNAFIGGMYRYTF